In Streptomyces sp. NBC_00483, a single window of DNA contains:
- a CDS encoding bifunctional DNA primase/polymerase — protein MATMDRHPPHCPPHPSLATLALAHALSAAERGLAVIPLARTKLPALPSPHRSDPPSAPRCHGECGLPGHGVYDASTDPRRIRALFAAAPRATGYGIACGLAPHHLIGVDLDTKSGTDASASLRELALRHLFTIPDTVVVATPSGGRHLWLSGPPDAVVPNSAGRLAPSIDIRGAGGYLVGPGSRTEHGVYGTVPGTGHLPPAPCPPALLRLLTPPPRAHHPMTGRPGQHGLGLVQFVLSAHEGQRNTRLFWAACRAYENGVGETLSDALTDAAVRTGLTEREARSTIASAERLTAGP, from the coding sequence ATGGCCACCATGGACCGGCACCCGCCCCACTGCCCACCCCACCCGTCTCTCGCGACCCTGGCCCTCGCGCACGCCCTGTCCGCCGCCGAACGCGGGCTCGCCGTCATCCCCCTGGCCAGGACCAAGCTCCCCGCGCTGCCCTCGCCGCACCGCAGCGACCCGCCATCGGCCCCGCGCTGCCACGGCGAATGCGGCCTTCCGGGGCACGGCGTGTACGACGCCTCGACCGATCCGCGCCGCATCCGCGCGCTCTTCGCGGCCGCGCCCCGGGCGACCGGCTACGGCATCGCGTGCGGCCTGGCCCCGCACCACCTGATCGGCGTCGATCTGGACACCAAATCCGGTACGGATGCCTCCGCTTCCCTGCGTGAGCTGGCCTTACGGCATCTCTTCACGATCCCCGACACGGTGGTCGTGGCCACACCGAGCGGCGGCCGGCACCTGTGGCTCTCCGGGCCGCCGGACGCCGTGGTGCCCAATTCCGCGGGCCGCCTCGCGCCCAGCATCGACATCCGGGGCGCCGGCGGCTACCTCGTGGGGCCCGGCTCGCGCACCGAACACGGCGTCTACGGCACGGTGCCGGGCACCGGGCATCTGCCGCCCGCACCCTGCCCACCGGCGCTTCTCCGCCTGCTCACGCCCCCGCCGCGCGCGCACCACCCCATGACCGGCCGCCCCGGTCAACACGGTCTGGGCCTCGTCCAGTTCGTCCTCAGCGCCCACGAGGGCCAGCGCAACACGCGCCTCTTCTGGGCGGCCTGCCGCGCGTACGAGAACGGCGTCGGTGAGACCCTCTCGGACGCCCTGACGGACGCTGCGGTGCGCACCGGTCTGACGGAGCGCGAGGCCCGCTCCACGATCGCCTCCGCGGAGCGCCTGACGGCGGGTCCGTAG